Proteins encoded in a region of the Candidatus Moanabacter tarae genome:
- the vgb_2 gene encoding Virginiamycin B lyase — MAFKIAKVDKRFLSPGPQPNGLQAAADGLWIIDQVDLKVYKVNYENGEVLFEAQTDTEHSSGITIGDGALWVSSTFELEIAKIDMETGKSIARYNSPESGVVSWAEDQVNGRVTGAHGLEWRDGRIYIAVPPSQKVHVMNVDPWAEINQFPTPGLRNHGLAWADDGRLWVADTSAGTVSLLDREDGRIWEVIRVEAPDEVHGLTIHEGVLWYCDANTRDIGRLVVEE; from the coding sequence ATGGCTTTTAAAATTGCGAAGGTAGATAAGAGGTTTCTTAGTCCAGGGCCTCAACCAAATGGATTGCAAGCGGCGGCGGATGGGTTGTGGATTATAGATCAGGTAGATCTGAAGGTCTACAAAGTAAATTATGAGAACGGGGAGGTGCTTTTTGAGGCGCAGACCGATACAGAGCATTCGAGTGGGATTACAATAGGAGATGGCGCGCTCTGGGTATCGTCAACCTTTGAGCTGGAGATAGCCAAGATTGATATGGAGACGGGGAAGTCGATTGCCAGGTATAATTCACCAGAATCGGGAGTTGTCTCGTGGGCGGAGGATCAAGTGAATGGTCGAGTAACGGGAGCACACGGGCTGGAGTGGCGCGATGGGAGAATCTATATTGCTGTCCCGCCCTCTCAAAAGGTTCATGTTATGAATGTCGATCCATGGGCAGAAATAAACCAATTCCCTACTCCCGGCTTACGTAATCATGGATTGGCATGGGCAGATGACGGGCGGCTATGGGTCGCAGACACATCAGCAGGAACGGTTTCCTTGCTGGATCGCGAAGATGGGAGAATTTGGGAAGTGATTCGGGTGGAAGCGCCAGATGAAGTCCATGGATTAACCATTCACGAGGGTGTTCTTTGGTATTGTGACGCAAATACGCGGGATATTGGGAGATTAGTGGTAGAAGAGTGA
- a CDS encoding Deacetylase, with amino-acid sequence MKKYDWILHGGRVIDPANDVDGIFDIGINSGHIEVVAENLDVALAEDTYDATGKLVAPGLIDIHTHVYNHATPLSVDADHYCLGRGVTTAVDAGSAGCDTFPGFRAFSVKQSRTRLLAFLHISRAGLSFCSLAGGVDLGELESLKLVNEEDCVNCIEANRDLLVGVKVRLSDTLADKGKNENEAYRRALATAAKTRLPLMVHHSLSVVPLDDCPGAMAKNDIYTHAFHGHRSSIIDPNSRKIHPAVLAARERGVFFDIGHGMGAFNWTVGEICASESFWPDVISTDIHCFTHEGPAYDMPTVMSKLLHIGMPLEAVIEASTFTPAKAIGWEDRIGTLGVGQEADIAILALEKATMDLEDCHGQTRSIRKRLVAHAVWKSGVPGTITHPIQIPNLEKAKAARINPLRPVICD; translated from the coding sequence ATGAAAAAATATGATTGGATTCTCCATGGGGGACGGGTTATCGACCCAGCCAATGATGTTGACGGAATTTTTGACATTGGAATTAACTCAGGTCATATCGAAGTGGTAGCAGAAAACCTGGATGTCGCGTTGGCCGAAGATACCTATGATGCCACGGGAAAACTGGTTGCACCAGGCCTGATCGATATTCACACTCATGTTTACAACCACGCCACTCCTTTAAGCGTGGACGCCGATCACTACTGCCTTGGCCGGGGTGTCACTACTGCAGTTGATGCCGGGAGTGCCGGATGTGACACATTTCCAGGATTCCGCGCTTTTTCCGTGAAGCAGTCCAGGACACGCCTTCTTGCTTTTCTCCACATTTCGAGAGCTGGCCTCTCCTTTTGCAGCCTGGCAGGAGGGGTTGATCTTGGGGAGCTTGAATCCCTGAAGCTTGTTAATGAAGAAGACTGCGTCAATTGCATCGAGGCAAACCGAGATTTGCTCGTCGGGGTAAAAGTCCGTTTAAGCGATACTTTGGCGGATAAAGGGAAAAATGAAAATGAAGCCTATCGTCGAGCCTTAGCTACCGCAGCCAAAACCCGACTCCCGCTAATGGTACACCATAGTCTATCCGTCGTGCCCCTCGATGACTGTCCCGGTGCTATGGCGAAGAATGATATCTACACGCACGCTTTTCACGGACATCGTAGCTCCATAATTGATCCGAACAGTAGAAAAATTCATCCTGCCGTACTCGCTGCCCGGGAGAGAGGCGTGTTTTTCGACATAGGTCATGGGATGGGAGCGTTTAACTGGACAGTGGGTGAGATCTGTGCTTCAGAATCATTTTGGCCCGATGTCATCAGTACCGATATTCACTGTTTCACGCATGAAGGGCCCGCATATGACATGCCCACTGTCATGTCCAAGCTGCTCCATATCGGTATGCCCTTAGAAGCGGTCATAGAAGCCTCCACCTTCACTCCAGCAAAAGCAATTGGGTGGGAAGATCGCATTGGAACTCTCGGCGTTGGACAAGAGGCCGATATTGCCATCCTTGCTCTCGAAAAAGCCACCATGGATCTGGAAGATTGTCACGGTCAAACGCGAAGCATTCGAAAACGCCTTGTAGCACACGCCGTTTGGAAATCAGGTGTGCCTGGAACAATTACGCATCCCATTCAGATTCCCAATTTGGAAAAAGCTAAAGCAGCTAGAATCAATCCTCTCCGTCCAGTGATCTGTGACTGA
- the lldD_2 gene encoding L-lactate dehydrogenase — MKKEQLSNLMQRFPSISDLRQRTRRRIPHVAWEYLDCGTGEDRAVSRNVERMANVTLIPQFMKGVLTPKISTRLFGRNYRAPMGIAPVGLGGLMWPHMERTLARTASRYSIPYCVSTVAAESLETLGPIIGDMGWFQLYPPRDLKVRTDLLKRAKDSGFTTLVVTADVPTSSRRERTLRAGLRMPPKITPRFIWEALKHPVWTIQTLKAGLPKLKTVEKYADSDKTHDVVDYVEKCLGGTLSWDYIKELREEWEGPLVIKGILHPGDAERAVEVGVCGIQVSNHGARQLDAVPAAIDVLPEIVRQVNGRARILFDSGVRSGLDIIRAIALGADFVFLGRGFIYGVAALGEIGGDYATELLETELKNCMVQLGCEELSELPETIVT; from the coding sequence ATGAAAAAAGAACAGTTATCAAATCTAATGCAAAGGTTTCCCTCTATCAGTGACTTGAGACAAAGAACTCGGAGGAGGATCCCTCATGTTGCCTGGGAATATCTCGATTGTGGAACCGGCGAAGATCGAGCGGTTAGTCGCAATGTCGAACGTATGGCTAATGTTACTTTAATCCCCCAGTTTATGAAAGGCGTTCTGACCCCTAAGATTTCAACGCGCTTATTCGGTCGCAATTACCGGGCGCCGATGGGAATTGCCCCCGTGGGCTTGGGAGGCCTGATGTGGCCCCATATGGAACGTACTTTAGCAAGAACCGCTTCCCGATATTCGATTCCTTATTGTGTGAGTACGGTAGCTGCAGAATCACTCGAGACTTTGGGTCCGATAATCGGTGATATGGGATGGTTTCAACTTTACCCTCCGCGTGACTTGAAGGTCAGAACCGACTTACTTAAACGGGCCAAGGATTCAGGATTTACCACTTTGGTTGTGACGGCTGATGTCCCCACATCAAGTCGCCGGGAAAGGACGCTAAGAGCGGGACTGAGGATGCCGCCAAAGATCACTCCACGTTTCATTTGGGAGGCGTTGAAGCATCCTGTATGGACAATCCAAACCTTGAAGGCGGGATTACCCAAGTTAAAGACGGTAGAAAAGTACGCTGACTCGGATAAAACTCACGATGTAGTGGATTACGTCGAGAAGTGCCTCGGAGGTACGCTTTCGTGGGATTACATAAAAGAGCTCCGAGAGGAATGGGAAGGCCCGCTCGTTATCAAAGGAATTCTTCACCCAGGAGATGCGGAACGGGCAGTCGAGGTGGGAGTGTGTGGTATCCAAGTTTCAAATCATGGAGCTCGCCAGCTCGATGCCGTGCCTGCGGCTATTGATGTCCTGCCTGAGATTGTAAGGCAGGTTAACGGACGTGCACGAATACTCTTTGATAGTGGCGTAAGATCTGGTCTGGATATTATTCGTGCAATTGCGTTGGGTGCTGATTTTGTTTTCCTTGGGCGCGGCTTTATTTACGGAGTAGCTGCATTGGGTGAAATAGGGGGTGACTATGCCACCGAATTGCTAGAGACGGAGTTGAAAAATTGTATGGTCCAGCTCGGGTGCGAGGAATTATCGGAGCTCCCTGAAACTATAGTAACCTAA
- the udh_7 gene encoding Uronate dehydrogenase, which produces MVAKKKVLITGAAGRIGTILWNDWEKNKCYELTLADRVGIEGSKSRVEVGDLRDSRFAKRICEKQDVVVSLAYLRPENVGEENGGMTDIGMQMQLFEAAHQADAGKIIFASSNHASGWNEMHDGPPLFSTVDQINPDSWYGAMKCMAEAAGKYLVNVCDRRFVGIRIGTVNGESKPKCIRHCSTLLAPVDAAQLFGLAVDYEGRKKFLLVYGASDNVHEERKGFLDLSIAKEVLGYKPKVNIMSFHDQCVE; this is translated from the coding sequence ATGGTTGCTAAGAAAAAAGTATTGATCACGGGAGCCGCAGGTAGAATTGGGACCATTCTTTGGAATGACTGGGAGAAAAATAAATGCTATGAGTTAACTTTAGCAGATCGTGTTGGAATCGAAGGCTCTAAGTCACGAGTCGAAGTTGGGGATTTACGCGACAGCAGATTTGCTAAAAGGATTTGTGAAAAGCAGGATGTAGTTGTGTCACTTGCTTATTTGCGACCAGAGAATGTTGGAGAAGAAAATGGAGGCATGACGGATATCGGCATGCAGATGCAGCTTTTTGAAGCCGCTCATCAAGCGGATGCAGGCAAGATTATTTTCGCAAGCTCTAACCATGCTAGTGGTTGGAATGAGATGCACGACGGGCCACCTCTTTTTTCGACTGTTGATCAAATCAACCCTGATAGTTGGTATGGAGCCATGAAGTGTATGGCAGAGGCGGCGGGCAAGTATCTAGTGAATGTATGCGATCGTCGCTTCGTTGGAATTCGTATTGGCACCGTGAATGGAGAATCCAAGCCAAAGTGCATTCGACATTGCAGTACTTTATTGGCTCCGGTTGATGCTGCGCAACTATTTGGTCTGGCGGTGGATTACGAAGGACGAAAGAAATTTCTTCTCGTATACGGCGCTTCCGACAATGTGCACGAAGAGCGGAAAGGATTCCTTGATCTTTCAATTGCTAAAGAAGTATTAGGTTACAAACCTAAAGTAAATATCATGAGTTTTCATGACCAATGTGTGGAATGA
- the yjmC_5 gene encoding putative oxidoreductase YjmC — MLERFRVSDRDCIYIKEKRIRAAVETLFHKMGLDNRGAAAAADVLVKSDLMGVESHGVSNMLRRYIERYQAGTLNPSPEPTIVRETATTASVDGDGGLGIHIGAKMMGIAIEKARRSGMGAVSVSHSGHLGACGYFALQAAEADMIGVCMTGGFSGDNAAHGMVPTFGAQSRLGTNPIAWAAPAKNRAPFLFDVATTQVAGNKLILAERLKAELDPAWIARRDGTPIMEKGLVPEEFFLLPFGGTRENGSHKGYGFGIISAIMCQTLAGSGLQGKSTKWGNGHHFFAAYQIEAFCDLEEFKCNLDEALDRLANTPPAPGHERVIYPGQDEAEEFNKRTEEGIPYHTEVINWFHQIGKELNIAIDLPEQ, encoded by the coding sequence ATGCTAGAACGGTTTAGAGTTTCAGATAGGGATTGTATTTACATAAAGGAGAAGCGAATCAGGGCAGCTGTAGAAACATTGTTCCATAAGATGGGACTCGACAATAGAGGCGCTGCTGCTGCTGCTGATGTGCTTGTCAAGAGTGATCTTATGGGCGTCGAATCACATGGCGTTTCCAATATGCTACGCCGATATATTGAGCGATATCAGGCTGGGACATTAAATCCGAGCCCAGAGCCGACGATCGTCAGAGAAACTGCGACTACGGCAAGTGTGGACGGAGATGGTGGACTTGGAATTCACATCGGGGCAAAGATGATGGGAATTGCAATTGAAAAGGCGCGGCGCAGCGGAATGGGTGCAGTATCGGTATCTCATAGCGGGCATTTAGGTGCCTGTGGTTACTTTGCGCTGCAAGCAGCAGAGGCGGATATGATCGGAGTATGCATGACTGGGGGATTCTCGGGCGATAATGCAGCTCACGGGATGGTTCCTACTTTCGGTGCCCAATCTCGTTTGGGTACAAACCCTATTGCCTGGGCAGCTCCAGCTAAAAACCGAGCACCGTTTTTATTCGATGTTGCCACGACCCAGGTAGCGGGAAACAAGCTCATTCTTGCTGAGAGATTGAAAGCGGAACTTGATCCCGCATGGATAGCGAGAAGAGACGGCACGCCAATAATGGAAAAGGGGCTAGTGCCTGAAGAATTCTTCCTACTTCCTTTTGGGGGAACCCGTGAGAATGGATCACACAAAGGATACGGATTTGGTATTATTAGTGCCATTATGTGCCAGACGTTGGCTGGGTCAGGCTTGCAAGGAAAGAGTACAAAGTGGGGGAATGGGCACCATTTTTTTGCTGCTTACCAGATCGAAGCATTCTGTGATTTAGAGGAGTTTAAGTGCAATCTTGACGAAGCTTTGGATCGGCTAGCTAATACCCCACCAGCACCGGGACATGAACGCGTAATCTATCCCGGTCAGGATGAAGCCGAGGAGTTTAATAAACGAACAGAGGAGGGAATTCCTTATCATACCGAAGTAATCAACTGGTTCCACCAGATCGGGAAGGAGTTGAACATCGCGATCGATCTTCCTGAGCAGTAA
- the rhmA_4 gene encoding 2-keto-3-deoxy-L-rhamnonate aldolase: MVPNRILERAAKNEKALGLSLTHCSGELVELAGRMGLDFVDFDGQHSPVTPAEIGEMCRIADALGITVMMRIPDGRESTILSFLDRGVRGITVPNLLTKEEAELLVKYTYFAPLGLRSATSIPTMHSQVDNDSIRLFKDVNANTLLVPQLESIVALENLEEILSVEGINYFAAGREDMAQSLGLPGQPGHAKVTEAYEKIDEKLHAAGKKLIAEVVESVSTFMLTKDAISKLLKQHGRESKLGW; the protein is encoded by the coding sequence ATGGTACCTAATCGAATCTTAGAGAGAGCAGCAAAGAACGAAAAAGCACTGGGCCTTAGTTTAACGCATTGTTCGGGCGAACTCGTAGAGTTGGCAGGGAGAATGGGGCTCGATTTTGTTGATTTTGATGGCCAACACTCGCCGGTGACGCCAGCGGAAATTGGGGAGATGTGTCGCATTGCGGATGCGCTCGGAATTACTGTTATGATGCGAATCCCCGACGGACGGGAGAGTACAATTCTAAGCTTTCTAGATAGAGGAGTTAGGGGTATCACAGTACCCAACCTACTTACCAAGGAGGAAGCCGAATTGCTGGTCAAATACACATATTTCGCTCCTTTGGGGTTGAGAAGTGCGACCAGTATACCAACAATGCACAGCCAGGTGGATAACGATAGTATTCGTCTTTTCAAGGACGTTAATGCGAATACTCTTTTGGTGCCGCAGCTTGAGAGTATTGTGGCTCTGGAAAATCTCGAAGAGATTCTTTCCGTAGAGGGAATCAACTATTTCGCCGCTGGACGGGAGGATATGGCTCAGAGTTTAGGCCTTCCGGGACAGCCGGGTCATGCCAAAGTTACTGAGGCCTATGAGAAAATTGACGAAAAACTGCATGCGGCAGGCAAGAAGTTGATAGCAGAAGTGGTTGAGAGTGTCTCAACGTTCATGTTGACCAAAGACGCGATTTCAAAGCTCTTAAAGCAACACGGCCGCGAATCGAAATTGGGGTGGTAG
- the ectD_10 gene encoding Ectoine dioxygenase: MKLTEQQIHRFQRDGYLVVKQLLSPNEMGDLRQRTEDIASGSVDFPSEKIEREPGAPEDALNLKYVRKINEGSRSDPVLEAHTRHRGILEVIESLLGNNLKLFGDQFFIKPPGGVEKTYHQDSPYFKIDPMNLITAWAALDDVTLENGCLYVVPGSHLEGALDHSEPWQVGDRTDMQIPDSAIDRSKEIPITLKAGDCSFHHSLILHRSGPNNTPDFRRGYATHFMSSQSRWIGEPNEKPNYPLLKGTEFEGCV; encoded by the coding sequence ATGAAATTAACGGAACAACAGATTCACCGTTTCCAACGAGACGGCTACCTGGTAGTTAAACAGCTTCTCTCACCCAATGAAATGGGCGATCTACGTCAAAGAACAGAGGACATCGCTTCTGGAAGTGTCGACTTCCCCTCTGAAAAAATTGAACGCGAACCCGGAGCACCAGAAGATGCTTTGAACCTCAAGTACGTCCGTAAGATCAATGAAGGATCCAGGTCCGATCCAGTCCTCGAGGCCCATACCCGACACCGCGGCATCCTTGAGGTTATCGAGTCTCTCCTCGGCAACAACCTCAAATTATTCGGTGACCAGTTTTTTATTAAACCTCCTGGCGGTGTCGAAAAGACCTATCATCAAGATTCGCCCTACTTCAAAATCGACCCCATGAATTTAATTACAGCTTGGGCGGCGTTGGATGATGTCACTTTGGAAAACGGTTGCCTCTACGTTGTCCCCGGAAGCCATCTCGAGGGTGCACTCGACCATAGCGAACCCTGGCAAGTGGGCGATCGTACGGATATGCAAATTCCCGACAGCGCTATCGACCGTTCCAAGGAAATACCTATCACCTTGAAAGCAGGAGACTGCTCATTCCATCATAGTCTAATCCTCCACCGCTCTGGCCCTAACAACACACCCGATTTTCGACGTGGGTATGCAACACATTTTATGAGTTCACAATCCCGTTGGATTGGCGAACCCAACGAAAAACCTAACTACCCCCTTCTCAAAGGGACCGAGTTCGAGGGCTGCGTTTAA
- the gfo_7 gene encoding Glucose--fructose oxidoreductase, translating to MSNQLVNWGILSTARIGARSFIPSAQLTPHAKVLAVASRDQQRAETFARKYNIPVALGSYQALLDREDIHAIYNPLPNNLHPEWTIRAAKAGKHVFCEKPLAITSIDGQKMVEACKSSGVLLFEAFVFLHHPQSYRIREILNSEELGPLRHISSGMTFNLQDRTDIRMFKELGGGSIYDGGVYPITFSRFIAGTDPISVHAVMNIDEESGVDMRTVLILEYPNKVTATLYSAFDSGGSQHARVECTNGLLDIPSPFHPRETSTFDVVTREKANPEIRSEAINSGVPPFQPAIESIQSFIRGEQVSSFTADYAIGTLKIVESAFESARLGRKIYL from the coding sequence ATGTCCAATCAACTCGTCAATTGGGGTATACTTAGTACCGCGAGAATTGGGGCCCGCTCATTCATTCCCTCTGCCCAATTGACCCCACACGCTAAAGTTCTCGCGGTGGCGAGCCGTGATCAACAACGAGCTGAGACCTTTGCTCGCAAGTACAACATTCCCGTAGCATTGGGAAGCTACCAAGCACTCCTCGATCGTGAAGACATCCATGCAATCTATAATCCGTTGCCTAATAATCTACATCCTGAGTGGACCATCCGTGCTGCGAAAGCGGGAAAGCACGTTTTCTGTGAGAAACCGTTAGCGATCACCTCAATCGATGGCCAGAAAATGGTGGAGGCCTGTAAGTCGTCAGGGGTACTCCTATTCGAAGCCTTCGTCTTCCTTCACCATCCTCAAAGCTATCGCATCCGTGAAATCCTGAATTCGGAAGAACTCGGTCCTCTGCGCCACATTAGTTCAGGAATGACATTCAACTTACAGGATAGGACTGATATCCGTATGTTCAAAGAATTAGGAGGCGGCAGTATTTACGACGGAGGTGTTTACCCCATCACCTTCTCCCGATTCATCGCAGGTACCGATCCTATAAGCGTCCATGCCGTCATGAATATTGACGAAGAATCAGGAGTAGATATGCGAACCGTACTCATCCTTGAGTATCCTAATAAAGTGACTGCAACACTTTACAGTGCCTTTGACAGCGGCGGCAGCCAACATGCCCGAGTTGAATGCACAAACGGCCTTCTTGATATCCCTTCTCCTTTCCACCCACGGGAAACGAGCACCTTTGATGTGGTGACGAGGGAAAAAGCCAACCCCGAGATTCGGTCCGAAGCAATCAACTCGGGTGTTCCTCCTTTCCAGCCAGCGATTGAATCTATCCAGAGTTTCATCCGAGGGGAACAGGTCTCCTCCTTTACAGCCGATTACGCAATCGGTACCCTCAAAATTGTCGAATCCGCCTTCGAATCTGCTCGGTTAGGCCGAAAGATATATCTATAG
- the rdpA gene encoding (R)-phenoxypropionate/alpha-ketoglutarate-dioxygenase, with protein MQRNFRHINVHPIAGALGAELSGVDLSKPLGAEVESEIHQAFLEHLVIFFRDQDIAPQQELKFAQMFGEPIEYPQLKGLPDFPLLTEVVKLEDEKVNFGGVWHSDTAYLENPPIASMLYAIEVPPYGGDTLFANQYMAYETLSEGMKATLEGLIGVNSSTKPDMANTRIERLRQTGQETRSFSAAHPVVRTHPETGRKALYLNCAHTTHFKGWTEQESLPLLEYLYQHQIKPEFTCRLRWGKGTLALWDNRCAQHNPVNDYHGFKRIMHRIALGRCRSSHLSSFFKTNSESAL; from the coding sequence GTGCAGCGAAATTTTCGACACATCAACGTTCACCCGATAGCAGGTGCCCTTGGTGCTGAACTATCAGGTGTGGATCTCTCAAAACCCTTAGGAGCGGAAGTCGAATCAGAGATACACCAAGCTTTCTTGGAACATCTAGTTATCTTCTTTCGAGACCAAGACATCGCCCCGCAACAGGAGCTCAAATTCGCTCAAATGTTCGGTGAGCCCATCGAATATCCCCAACTCAAAGGACTACCTGATTTTCCGCTTCTCACAGAAGTAGTTAAGCTAGAGGACGAAAAAGTGAATTTTGGTGGGGTTTGGCATTCAGACACTGCGTACCTAGAGAACCCACCCATTGCAAGCATGCTCTACGCAATCGAAGTCCCACCTTACGGAGGCGATACTCTTTTCGCTAATCAGTACATGGCCTACGAAACTCTATCGGAAGGCATGAAGGCAACACTTGAAGGCCTGATCGGTGTCAACTCCTCAACGAAGCCCGATATGGCTAATACTCGAATAGAACGCCTACGTCAAACGGGCCAAGAGACAAGGTCATTTAGCGCTGCCCATCCAGTGGTCCGCACCCATCCAGAAACTGGACGTAAAGCACTCTACCTTAACTGCGCCCATACTACCCATTTCAAAGGCTGGACGGAACAAGAGAGTCTCCCTTTGCTTGAATACCTTTACCAACATCAGATCAAGCCAGAATTCACTTGTCGTTTGCGATGGGGAAAAGGCACACTTGCGCTCTGGGATAATCGCTGTGCCCAACACAATCCGGTAAACGACTACCATGGGTTCAAACGCATTATGCATCGCATAGCTCTCGGACGCTGTCGTTCTTCCCATTTATCCAGTTTTTTCAAAACAAATTCGGAATCTGCTCTATGA
- a CDS encoding D-galactonate dehydratase family member, with the protein MVGNEHEDKASSIRVSGLTAIPVGRKGYVKVETNAGVVGWGEINNMDTKVACALAVSLSQLIIGENPTRTEHLWQRMFRAHRNIRNGGLMMHTISAIDMALWDICGKLHGVPVYRLLGGPCRDKIWMYPGPNAIKVSPGGPQNFAGTPSEIKGLLQRIKEAREKVGPDGAVMFDAHSCMPPPIVKQFAGFLKPDDLLFLEEAWVPGNIEVMRKVREAVPVPLATGERDRTIWEVREILEAQVIDILQPDCGHGGGISQMRKVAALAEAHYVPIAPHCTMSNLGKTASLHVAASVPMFLIHEGYAKVLPEDVAIKSWVMDDEGYVSLPEGPGLGVEVNEARAIEVGQTTEQKFEWPNARLRDGAVSDY; encoded by the coding sequence ATGGTGGGTAACGAACACGAAGACAAAGCTTCGAGTATTCGGGTAAGTGGATTGACGGCAATCCCAGTGGGAAGGAAGGGATACGTAAAGGTTGAAACCAACGCTGGAGTTGTCGGGTGGGGTGAAATTAATAATATGGACACGAAGGTTGCGTGCGCTTTGGCAGTCTCCCTTTCCCAGTTAATTATTGGGGAAAATCCGACTCGGACAGAGCATCTATGGCAGCGGATGTTCCGGGCCCACCGCAATATCCGAAACGGCGGTCTTATGATGCACACTATTTCTGCGATTGACATGGCGCTTTGGGATATCTGCGGTAAACTGCACGGAGTCCCAGTCTATCGACTATTAGGTGGACCGTGTCGGGATAAGATTTGGATGTATCCAGGACCGAATGCCATTAAAGTATCTCCTGGTGGACCGCAGAATTTCGCTGGAACTCCATCGGAGATAAAGGGACTCTTACAGAGAATAAAGGAGGCGCGTGAGAAGGTTGGTCCCGATGGAGCAGTTATGTTCGATGCCCATAGCTGTATGCCGCCTCCCATCGTGAAACAATTTGCAGGTTTTTTAAAGCCCGATGACCTATTGTTCCTAGAAGAAGCTTGGGTGCCGGGAAATATCGAGGTTATGCGTAAAGTGAGAGAGGCTGTCCCGGTTCCCTTGGCAACTGGTGAACGCGATCGAACGATATGGGAAGTCCGTGAAATATTAGAGGCCCAAGTCATCGATATCCTTCAGCCGGATTGCGGCCATGGTGGAGGAATCTCGCAAATGCGGAAGGTTGCTGCTCTGGCTGAGGCTCACTACGTACCCATTGCGCCGCATTGCACCATGTCGAATTTGGGTAAAACAGCTAGTCTTCACGTTGCTGCTTCCGTGCCCATGTTTCTCATTCATGAGGGGTACGCCAAAGTTCTGCCGGAGGATGTCGCTATTAAATCATGGGTGATGGACGACGAGGGGTATGTCTCTCTGCCAGAAGGTCCTGGACTGGGCGTTGAAGTGAACGAAGCCCGGGCCATAGAAGTCGGCCAGACTACTGAACAGAAATTCGAATGGCCCAACGCAAGATTACGGGACGGGGCTGTCTCGGATTATTGA